A genomic region of Miscanthus floridulus cultivar M001 chromosome 3, ASM1932011v1, whole genome shotgun sequence contains the following coding sequences:
- the LOC136541711 gene encoding uncharacterized protein isoform X5, whose translation MAALSAKTIQNAFLAQHPRTRHGTRYPSDFCSLNTRSSHSFQECRLTVADSSAKWLNTTSTLWTSFNKQAGISCNAAQGGTVAPSSEKVEFLKLQNGSDIRGVAVAGVEGEPVNLTELVTEAIAAAFAAWLLNKKKADGLRRLRISVGHDSRISAHKLQNAVTYGITSAGHDILQFGLASTPAMFNSTLTEDERSHLPVDGAIMITASHLPYNRNGLKFFTSDGGLNKTDIKDILERASKIYEESTHGNLKEQGEASRGVVANVDYMSIYASDLVQAVRKSAGDKEKPLEGLHIIVDAGNGAGGFFVDKVLKPLGAVTTGSQFLEPDGLFPNHIPNPEDKTAMMSITQAVLDNKADLGIIFDTDVDRSAAVDSSGRELNRNRLIALMAAIVLEEHPGTTVVTDSVTSDGLTVFIENKLGGKHHRFKRGYKNVIDEAIRLNSIGEESHLAMETSGHGALKENHWLDDGAYLMVKLLNKLAAARTLGSSIGSKVLTDLVEGLEEAAVTAEIRLKIDQNHTDLKGGSFRDYGESVLKHLENAISRDPNLHKAPKNYEGVRVSGYGGWFLLRLSLHDPVLPLNIEAPSNDDAIKLGLAVLAAVNDFSALDVTALNKFVQQ comes from the exons ATGGCAG CGTTATCAGCGAAGACCATACAAAATGCATTCTTGGCACAACACCCACGGACTAGGCATGGTACAAGATATCCCAGTGACTTTTGTTCGCTCAATACCCGCAGCTCGCATTCCTTCCAGGAATGTAGATTGACAGTGGCTGATTCTTCAGCCAAATGGTTAAATACCACATCGACACTATGGACTAGCTTCAACAAACAAGCAGGCATTAGCTGCAATG CTGCTCAAGGTGGCACCGTTGCCCCTTCCTCTGAGAAAGTTGAGTTTCTGAAGCTTCAAAATGGCAG TGATATTCGGGGTGTTGCTGTTGCTGGGGTTGAAGGTGAGCCTGTCAACCTCACGGAACTGGTCACTGAAGCTATAGCTGCAGCTTTTGCTGCATGGCTGTTAAACAAGAAGAAAGCAGATGGTTTGAGACGTTTAAGAATCTCTGTTGGACATGATTCACGAATTTCTGCACATAAATTGCAG AATGCAGTTACTTATGGAATCACTTCTGCTGGACATGATATCCTACAGTTTGG ATTGGCTTCAACACCTGCAATGTTCAACAGTACACTTACAGAAGATGAGAGAAGTCATTTACCTGTTGATGGAGCCATAATGATAACAG CAAGCCATCTTCCCTACAATCGGAATGGTCTCAAGTTTTTTACAAGTGATGGTGGGCTAAATAAAACTGATATCAAAGATATCCTGGAGCGTGCTTCCAAAATATATGAGGAATCTACACATGGTAACCTGAAAGAACAGGGGGAAGCTTCAAGGGGAGTTGTGGCTAATGTTGACTACATGTCAATTTATGCTTCTGATCTTGTACAAGCAGTTCGTAAATCTGCTGGAGACAAAG AAAAACCATTGGAGGGACTGCATATAATCGTTGATGCAGGGAATGGTGCTGGTGGTTTTTTTGTG GATAAGGTACTCAAACCATTAGGAGCTGTTACTACTGGAAGTCAATTCCTTGAGCCTGATG GTTTGTTTCCCAATCACATTCCCAACCCTGAGGACAAAACTGCAATGATGTCTATTACACAAGCAGTTCTTGATAACAAGGCAGACTTAGGCATCATATTTGATACTGATGTCGACAG GTCTGCTGCTGTTGATTCGAGTGGTCGTGAATTGAATCGTAACCGATTGATTGCTTTGATGGCTGCCATAGTTCTTGAGGAA CATCCAGGAACTACAGTTGTGACAGATAGTGTGACTTCAGATGGATTGACTGTATTCATTGAAAATAAACTTG GAGGGAAGCATCACCGTTTCAAACGAGGTTACAAGAATGTAATAGATGAGGCTATTCGTCTG aattctATTGGTGAGGAGTCACATTTGGCCATGGAAACAAGTGGTCATGGAGCACTGAAAGAGAACCACTGGCTTGATGATGGAGCATACCTTATG GTCAAACTTCTGAATAAACTTGCTGCTGCTAGAACACTGGGTTCAAGTATTGGTAGTAAAGTTTTGACTGATTTGGTCGAGGGTCTTGAGGAAGCTGCTGTAACAGCTGAGATAAGATTGAAGATTGATCAGAATCATACAGATTTGAAAGGAGG GTCCTTCCGTGACTATGGAGAATCAGTCTTGAAACATTTAGAGAATGCAATCAGCAGAGATCCAAATCTCCATAAAGCCCCTAAGAACTATGAGGGC GTAAGGGTTTCAGGATATGGTGGTTGGTTCCTGCTGAGGCTCTCTCTCCATGACCCTGTTCTTCCCCTAAACATTGAG GCACCAAGTAACGATGATGCGATTAAACTGGGGCTTGCGGTTCTTGCTGCTGTGAATGATTTTTCAGCACTGGATGTGACGGCACTGAACAAATTCGTGCAGCAGTGA
- the LOC136541711 gene encoding uncharacterized protein isoform X4 has protein sequence MAALSAKTIQNAFLAQHPRTRHGTRYPSDFCSLNTRSSHSFQECRLTVADSSAKWLNTTSTLWTSFNKQAGISCNAAQGGTVAPSSEKVEFLKLQNGSDIRGVAVAGVEGEPVNLTELVTEAIAAAFAAWLLNKKKADGLRRLRISVGHDSRISAHKLQNAVTYGITSAGHDILQFGLASTPAMFNSTLTEDERSHLPVDGAIMITASHLPYNRNGLKFFTSDGGLNKTDIKDILERASKIYEESTHGNLKEQGEASRGVVANVDYMSIYASDLVQAVRKSAGDKEKPLEGLHIIVDAGNGAGGFFVDKVLKPLGAVTTGSQFLEPDGLFPNHIPNPEDKTAMMSITQAVLDNKADLGIIFDTDVDRSAAVDSSGRELNRNRLIALMAAIVLEEHPGTTVVTDSVTSDGLTVFIENKLGGKHHRFKRGYKNVIDEAIRLNSIGEESHLAMETSGHGALKENHWLDDGAYLMVKLLNKLAAARTLGSSIGSKVLTDLVEGLEEAAVTAEIRLKIDQNHTDLKGGSFRDYGESVLKHLENAISRDPNLHKAPKNYEGVRVSGYGGWFLLRLSLHDPVLPLNIEASMKEFVAVIYMRHLSFVQESDEAAREFVKLTHLQAA, from the exons ATGGCAG CGTTATCAGCGAAGACCATACAAAATGCATTCTTGGCACAACACCCACGGACTAGGCATGGTACAAGATATCCCAGTGACTTTTGTTCGCTCAATACCCGCAGCTCGCATTCCTTCCAGGAATGTAGATTGACAGTGGCTGATTCTTCAGCCAAATGGTTAAATACCACATCGACACTATGGACTAGCTTCAACAAACAAGCAGGCATTAGCTGCAATG CTGCTCAAGGTGGCACCGTTGCCCCTTCCTCTGAGAAAGTTGAGTTTCTGAAGCTTCAAAATGGCAG TGATATTCGGGGTGTTGCTGTTGCTGGGGTTGAAGGTGAGCCTGTCAACCTCACGGAACTGGTCACTGAAGCTATAGCTGCAGCTTTTGCTGCATGGCTGTTAAACAAGAAGAAAGCAGATGGTTTGAGACGTTTAAGAATCTCTGTTGGACATGATTCACGAATTTCTGCACATAAATTGCAG AATGCAGTTACTTATGGAATCACTTCTGCTGGACATGATATCCTACAGTTTGG ATTGGCTTCAACACCTGCAATGTTCAACAGTACACTTACAGAAGATGAGAGAAGTCATTTACCTGTTGATGGAGCCATAATGATAACAG CAAGCCATCTTCCCTACAATCGGAATGGTCTCAAGTTTTTTACAAGTGATGGTGGGCTAAATAAAACTGATATCAAAGATATCCTGGAGCGTGCTTCCAAAATATATGAGGAATCTACACATGGTAACCTGAAAGAACAGGGGGAAGCTTCAAGGGGAGTTGTGGCTAATGTTGACTACATGTCAATTTATGCTTCTGATCTTGTACAAGCAGTTCGTAAATCTGCTGGAGACAAAG AAAAACCATTGGAGGGACTGCATATAATCGTTGATGCAGGGAATGGTGCTGGTGGTTTTTTTGTG GATAAGGTACTCAAACCATTAGGAGCTGTTACTACTGGAAGTCAATTCCTTGAGCCTGATG GTTTGTTTCCCAATCACATTCCCAACCCTGAGGACAAAACTGCAATGATGTCTATTACACAAGCAGTTCTTGATAACAAGGCAGACTTAGGCATCATATTTGATACTGATGTCGACAG GTCTGCTGCTGTTGATTCGAGTGGTCGTGAATTGAATCGTAACCGATTGATTGCTTTGATGGCTGCCATAGTTCTTGAGGAA CATCCAGGAACTACAGTTGTGACAGATAGTGTGACTTCAGATGGATTGACTGTATTCATTGAAAATAAACTTG GAGGGAAGCATCACCGTTTCAAACGAGGTTACAAGAATGTAATAGATGAGGCTATTCGTCTG aattctATTGGTGAGGAGTCACATTTGGCCATGGAAACAAGTGGTCATGGAGCACTGAAAGAGAACCACTGGCTTGATGATGGAGCATACCTTATG GTCAAACTTCTGAATAAACTTGCTGCTGCTAGAACACTGGGTTCAAGTATTGGTAGTAAAGTTTTGACTGATTTGGTCGAGGGTCTTGAGGAAGCTGCTGTAACAGCTGAGATAAGATTGAAGATTGATCAGAATCATACAGATTTGAAAGGAGG GTCCTTCCGTGACTATGGAGAATCAGTCTTGAAACATTTAGAGAATGCAATCAGCAGAGATCCAAATCTCCATAAAGCCCCTAAGAACTATGAGGGC GTAAGGGTTTCAGGATATGGTGGTTGGTTCCTGCTGAGGCTCTCTCTCCATGACCCTGTTCTTCCCCTAAACATTGAG GCATCTATGAAGGAATTTGTTGCAGTTATATATATGCGACATCTAAGCTTTGTCCAGGAGAGCGATGAGGCTGCAAGGGAATTTGTGAAGTTGACCCATCTCCA AGCGGCATAA
- the LOC136541711 gene encoding uncharacterized protein isoform X1, with protein MAALSAKTIQNAFLAQHPRTRHGTRYPSDFCSLNTRSSHSFQECRLTVADSSAKWLNTTSTLWTSFNKQAGISCNAAQGGTVAPSSEKVEFLKLQNGSDIRGVAVAGVEGEPVNLTELVTEAIAAAFAAWLLNKKKADGLRRLRISVGHDSRISAHKLQNAVTYGITSAGHDILQFGLASTPAMFNSTLTEDERSHLPVDGAIMITASHLPYNRNGLKFFTSDGGLNKTDIKDILERASKIYEESTHGNLKEQGEASRGVVANVDYMSIYASDLVQAVRKSAGDKEKPLEGLHIIVDAGNGAGGFFVDKVLKPLGAVTTGSQFLEPDGLFPNHIPNPEDKTAMMSITQAVLDNKADLGIIFDTDVDRSAAVDSSGRELNRNRLIALMAAIVLEEHPGTTVVTDSVTSDGLTVFIENKLGGKHHRFKRGYKNVIDEAIRLNSIGEESHLAMETSGHGALKENHWLDDGAYLMVKLLNKLAAARTLGSSIGSKVLTDLVEGLEEAAVTAEIRLKIDQNHTDLKGGSFRDYGESVLKHLENAISRDPNLHKAPKNYEGVRVSGYGGWFLLRLSLHDPVLPLNIEASMKEFVAVIYMRHLSFVQESDEAAREFVKLTHLHTERHNELLA; from the exons ATGGCAG CGTTATCAGCGAAGACCATACAAAATGCATTCTTGGCACAACACCCACGGACTAGGCATGGTACAAGATATCCCAGTGACTTTTGTTCGCTCAATACCCGCAGCTCGCATTCCTTCCAGGAATGTAGATTGACAGTGGCTGATTCTTCAGCCAAATGGTTAAATACCACATCGACACTATGGACTAGCTTCAACAAACAAGCAGGCATTAGCTGCAATG CTGCTCAAGGTGGCACCGTTGCCCCTTCCTCTGAGAAAGTTGAGTTTCTGAAGCTTCAAAATGGCAG TGATATTCGGGGTGTTGCTGTTGCTGGGGTTGAAGGTGAGCCTGTCAACCTCACGGAACTGGTCACTGAAGCTATAGCTGCAGCTTTTGCTGCATGGCTGTTAAACAAGAAGAAAGCAGATGGTTTGAGACGTTTAAGAATCTCTGTTGGACATGATTCACGAATTTCTGCACATAAATTGCAG AATGCAGTTACTTATGGAATCACTTCTGCTGGACATGATATCCTACAGTTTGG ATTGGCTTCAACACCTGCAATGTTCAACAGTACACTTACAGAAGATGAGAGAAGTCATTTACCTGTTGATGGAGCCATAATGATAACAG CAAGCCATCTTCCCTACAATCGGAATGGTCTCAAGTTTTTTACAAGTGATGGTGGGCTAAATAAAACTGATATCAAAGATATCCTGGAGCGTGCTTCCAAAATATATGAGGAATCTACACATGGTAACCTGAAAGAACAGGGGGAAGCTTCAAGGGGAGTTGTGGCTAATGTTGACTACATGTCAATTTATGCTTCTGATCTTGTACAAGCAGTTCGTAAATCTGCTGGAGACAAAG AAAAACCATTGGAGGGACTGCATATAATCGTTGATGCAGGGAATGGTGCTGGTGGTTTTTTTGTG GATAAGGTACTCAAACCATTAGGAGCTGTTACTACTGGAAGTCAATTCCTTGAGCCTGATG GTTTGTTTCCCAATCACATTCCCAACCCTGAGGACAAAACTGCAATGATGTCTATTACACAAGCAGTTCTTGATAACAAGGCAGACTTAGGCATCATATTTGATACTGATGTCGACAG GTCTGCTGCTGTTGATTCGAGTGGTCGTGAATTGAATCGTAACCGATTGATTGCTTTGATGGCTGCCATAGTTCTTGAGGAA CATCCAGGAACTACAGTTGTGACAGATAGTGTGACTTCAGATGGATTGACTGTATTCATTGAAAATAAACTTG GAGGGAAGCATCACCGTTTCAAACGAGGTTACAAGAATGTAATAGATGAGGCTATTCGTCTG aattctATTGGTGAGGAGTCACATTTGGCCATGGAAACAAGTGGTCATGGAGCACTGAAAGAGAACCACTGGCTTGATGATGGAGCATACCTTATG GTCAAACTTCTGAATAAACTTGCTGCTGCTAGAACACTGGGTTCAAGTATTGGTAGTAAAGTTTTGACTGATTTGGTCGAGGGTCTTGAGGAAGCTGCTGTAACAGCTGAGATAAGATTGAAGATTGATCAGAATCATACAGATTTGAAAGGAGG GTCCTTCCGTGACTATGGAGAATCAGTCTTGAAACATTTAGAGAATGCAATCAGCAGAGATCCAAATCTCCATAAAGCCCCTAAGAACTATGAGGGC GTAAGGGTTTCAGGATATGGTGGTTGGTTCCTGCTGAGGCTCTCTCTCCATGACCCTGTTCTTCCCCTAAACATTGAG GCATCTATGAAGGAATTTGTTGCAGTTATATATATGCGACATCTAAGCTTTGTCCAGGAGAGCGATGAGGCTGCAAGGGAATTTGTGAAGTTGACCCATCTCCA TACAGAGCGGCATAACGAATTACTAGCATGA
- the LOC136541711 gene encoding uncharacterized protein isoform X2, translated as MAALSAKTIQNAFLAQHPRTRHGTRYPSDFCSLNTRSSHSFQECRLTVADSSAKWLNTTSTLWTSFNKQAGISCNAAQGGTVAPSSEKVEFLKLQNGSDIRGVAVAGVEGEPVNLTELVTEAIAAAFAAWLLNKKKADGLRRLRISVGHDSRISAHKLQNAVTYGITSAGHDILQFGLASTPAMFNSTLTEDERSHLPVDGAIMITASHLPYNRNGLKFFTSDGGLNKTDIKDILERASKIYEESTHGNLKEQGEASRGVVANVDYMSIYASDLVQAVRKSAGDKEKPLEGLHIIVDAGNGAGGFFVDKVLKPLGAVTTGSQFLEPDGLFPNHIPNPEDKTAMMSITQAVLDNKADLGIIFDTDVDRSAAVDSSGRELNRNRLIALMAAIVLEEHPGTTVVTDSVTSDGLTVFIENKLGGKHHRFKRGYKNVIDEAIRLNSIGEESHLAMETSGHGALKENHWLDDGAYLMVKLLNKLAAARTLGSSIGSKVLTDLVEGLEEAAVTAEIRLKIDQNHTDLKGGSFRDYGESVLKHLENAISRDPNLHKAPKNYEGVRVSGYGGWFLLRLSLHDPVLPLNIEASMKEFVAVIYMRHLSFVQESDEAAREFVKLTHLQFRV; from the exons ATGGCAG CGTTATCAGCGAAGACCATACAAAATGCATTCTTGGCACAACACCCACGGACTAGGCATGGTACAAGATATCCCAGTGACTTTTGTTCGCTCAATACCCGCAGCTCGCATTCCTTCCAGGAATGTAGATTGACAGTGGCTGATTCTTCAGCCAAATGGTTAAATACCACATCGACACTATGGACTAGCTTCAACAAACAAGCAGGCATTAGCTGCAATG CTGCTCAAGGTGGCACCGTTGCCCCTTCCTCTGAGAAAGTTGAGTTTCTGAAGCTTCAAAATGGCAG TGATATTCGGGGTGTTGCTGTTGCTGGGGTTGAAGGTGAGCCTGTCAACCTCACGGAACTGGTCACTGAAGCTATAGCTGCAGCTTTTGCTGCATGGCTGTTAAACAAGAAGAAAGCAGATGGTTTGAGACGTTTAAGAATCTCTGTTGGACATGATTCACGAATTTCTGCACATAAATTGCAG AATGCAGTTACTTATGGAATCACTTCTGCTGGACATGATATCCTACAGTTTGG ATTGGCTTCAACACCTGCAATGTTCAACAGTACACTTACAGAAGATGAGAGAAGTCATTTACCTGTTGATGGAGCCATAATGATAACAG CAAGCCATCTTCCCTACAATCGGAATGGTCTCAAGTTTTTTACAAGTGATGGTGGGCTAAATAAAACTGATATCAAAGATATCCTGGAGCGTGCTTCCAAAATATATGAGGAATCTACACATGGTAACCTGAAAGAACAGGGGGAAGCTTCAAGGGGAGTTGTGGCTAATGTTGACTACATGTCAATTTATGCTTCTGATCTTGTACAAGCAGTTCGTAAATCTGCTGGAGACAAAG AAAAACCATTGGAGGGACTGCATATAATCGTTGATGCAGGGAATGGTGCTGGTGGTTTTTTTGTG GATAAGGTACTCAAACCATTAGGAGCTGTTACTACTGGAAGTCAATTCCTTGAGCCTGATG GTTTGTTTCCCAATCACATTCCCAACCCTGAGGACAAAACTGCAATGATGTCTATTACACAAGCAGTTCTTGATAACAAGGCAGACTTAGGCATCATATTTGATACTGATGTCGACAG GTCTGCTGCTGTTGATTCGAGTGGTCGTGAATTGAATCGTAACCGATTGATTGCTTTGATGGCTGCCATAGTTCTTGAGGAA CATCCAGGAACTACAGTTGTGACAGATAGTGTGACTTCAGATGGATTGACTGTATTCATTGAAAATAAACTTG GAGGGAAGCATCACCGTTTCAAACGAGGTTACAAGAATGTAATAGATGAGGCTATTCGTCTG aattctATTGGTGAGGAGTCACATTTGGCCATGGAAACAAGTGGTCATGGAGCACTGAAAGAGAACCACTGGCTTGATGATGGAGCATACCTTATG GTCAAACTTCTGAATAAACTTGCTGCTGCTAGAACACTGGGTTCAAGTATTGGTAGTAAAGTTTTGACTGATTTGGTCGAGGGTCTTGAGGAAGCTGCTGTAACAGCTGAGATAAGATTGAAGATTGATCAGAATCATACAGATTTGAAAGGAGG GTCCTTCCGTGACTATGGAGAATCAGTCTTGAAACATTTAGAGAATGCAATCAGCAGAGATCCAAATCTCCATAAAGCCCCTAAGAACTATGAGGGC GTAAGGGTTTCAGGATATGGTGGTTGGTTCCTGCTGAGGCTCTCTCTCCATGACCCTGTTCTTCCCCTAAACATTGAG GCATCTATGAAGGAATTTGTTGCAGTTATATATATGCGACATCTAAGCTTTGTCCAGGAGAGCGATGAGGCTGCAAGGGAATTTGTGAAGTTGACCCATCTCCA
- the LOC136541711 gene encoding uncharacterized protein isoform X7, whose protein sequence is MAALSAKTIQNAFLAQHPRTRHGTRYPSDFCSLNTRSSHSFQECRLTVADSSAKWLNTTSTLWTSFNKQAGISCNAAQGGTVAPSSEKVEFLKLQNGSDIRGVAVAGVEGEPVNLTELVTEAIAAAFAAWLLNKKKADGLRRLRISVGHDSRISAHKLQNAVTYGITSAGHDILQFGLASTPAMFNSTLTEDERSHLPVDGAIMITASHLPYNRNGLKFFTSDGGLNKTDIKDILERASKIYEESTHGNLKEQGEASRGVVANVDYMSIYASDLVQAVRKSAGDKEKPLEGLHIIVDAGNGAGGFFVDKVLKPLGAVTTGSQFLEPDGLFPNHIPNPEDKTAMMSITQAVLDNKADLGIIFDTDVDRSAAVDSSGRELNRNRLIALMAAIVLEEHPGTTVVTDSVTSDGLTVFIENKLGGKHHRFKRGYKNVIDEAIRLNSIGEESHLAMETSGHGALKENHWLDDGAYLMVKLLNKLAAARTLGSSIGSKVLTDLVEGLEEAAVTAEIRLKIDQNHTDLKGGSFRDYGESVLKHLENAISRDPNLHKAPKNYEGVRVSGYGGWFLLRLSLHDPVLPLNIEL, encoded by the exons ATGGCAG CGTTATCAGCGAAGACCATACAAAATGCATTCTTGGCACAACACCCACGGACTAGGCATGGTACAAGATATCCCAGTGACTTTTGTTCGCTCAATACCCGCAGCTCGCATTCCTTCCAGGAATGTAGATTGACAGTGGCTGATTCTTCAGCCAAATGGTTAAATACCACATCGACACTATGGACTAGCTTCAACAAACAAGCAGGCATTAGCTGCAATG CTGCTCAAGGTGGCACCGTTGCCCCTTCCTCTGAGAAAGTTGAGTTTCTGAAGCTTCAAAATGGCAG TGATATTCGGGGTGTTGCTGTTGCTGGGGTTGAAGGTGAGCCTGTCAACCTCACGGAACTGGTCACTGAAGCTATAGCTGCAGCTTTTGCTGCATGGCTGTTAAACAAGAAGAAAGCAGATGGTTTGAGACGTTTAAGAATCTCTGTTGGACATGATTCACGAATTTCTGCACATAAATTGCAG AATGCAGTTACTTATGGAATCACTTCTGCTGGACATGATATCCTACAGTTTGG ATTGGCTTCAACACCTGCAATGTTCAACAGTACACTTACAGAAGATGAGAGAAGTCATTTACCTGTTGATGGAGCCATAATGATAACAG CAAGCCATCTTCCCTACAATCGGAATGGTCTCAAGTTTTTTACAAGTGATGGTGGGCTAAATAAAACTGATATCAAAGATATCCTGGAGCGTGCTTCCAAAATATATGAGGAATCTACACATGGTAACCTGAAAGAACAGGGGGAAGCTTCAAGGGGAGTTGTGGCTAATGTTGACTACATGTCAATTTATGCTTCTGATCTTGTACAAGCAGTTCGTAAATCTGCTGGAGACAAAG AAAAACCATTGGAGGGACTGCATATAATCGTTGATGCAGGGAATGGTGCTGGTGGTTTTTTTGTG GATAAGGTACTCAAACCATTAGGAGCTGTTACTACTGGAAGTCAATTCCTTGAGCCTGATG GTTTGTTTCCCAATCACATTCCCAACCCTGAGGACAAAACTGCAATGATGTCTATTACACAAGCAGTTCTTGATAACAAGGCAGACTTAGGCATCATATTTGATACTGATGTCGACAG GTCTGCTGCTGTTGATTCGAGTGGTCGTGAATTGAATCGTAACCGATTGATTGCTTTGATGGCTGCCATAGTTCTTGAGGAA CATCCAGGAACTACAGTTGTGACAGATAGTGTGACTTCAGATGGATTGACTGTATTCATTGAAAATAAACTTG GAGGGAAGCATCACCGTTTCAAACGAGGTTACAAGAATGTAATAGATGAGGCTATTCGTCTG aattctATTGGTGAGGAGTCACATTTGGCCATGGAAACAAGTGGTCATGGAGCACTGAAAGAGAACCACTGGCTTGATGATGGAGCATACCTTATG GTCAAACTTCTGAATAAACTTGCTGCTGCTAGAACACTGGGTTCAAGTATTGGTAGTAAAGTTTTGACTGATTTGGTCGAGGGTCTTGAGGAAGCTGCTGTAACAGCTGAGATAAGATTGAAGATTGATCAGAATCATACAGATTTGAAAGGAGG GTCCTTCCGTGACTATGGAGAATCAGTCTTGAAACATTTAGAGAATGCAATCAGCAGAGATCCAAATCTCCATAAAGCCCCTAAGAACTATGAGGGC GTAAGGGTTTCAGGATATGGTGGTTGGTTCCTGCTGAGGCTCTCTCTCCATGACCCTGTTCTTCCCCTAAACATTGAG CTGTGA
- the LOC136541711 gene encoding uncharacterized protein isoform X8: protein MAAAQGGTVAPSSEKVEFLKLQNGSDIRGVAVAGVEGEPVNLTELVTEAIAAAFAAWLLNKKKADGLRRLRISVGHDSRISAHKLQNAVTYGITSAGHDILQFGLASTPAMFNSTLTEDERSHLPVDGAIMITASHLPYNRNGLKFFTSDGGLNKTDIKDILERASKIYEESTHGNLKEQGEASRGVVANVDYMSIYASDLVQAVRKSAGDKEKPLEGLHIIVDAGNGAGGFFVDKVLKPLGAVTTGSQFLEPDGLFPNHIPNPEDKTAMMSITQAVLDNKADLGIIFDTDVDRSAAVDSSGRELNRNRLIALMAAIVLEEHPGTTVVTDSVTSDGLTVFIENKLGGKHHRFKRGYKNVIDEAIRLNSIGEESHLAMETSGHGALKENHWLDDGAYLMVKLLNKLAAARTLGSSIGSKVLTDLVEGLEEAAVTAEIRLKIDQNHTDLKGGSFRDYGESVLKHLENAISRDPNLHKAPKNYEGVRVSGYGGWFLLRLSLHDPVLPLNIEASMKEFVAVIYMRHLSFVQESDEAAREFVKLTHLHTERHNELLA, encoded by the exons ATGGCAG CTGCTCAAGGTGGCACCGTTGCCCCTTCCTCTGAGAAAGTTGAGTTTCTGAAGCTTCAAAATGGCAG TGATATTCGGGGTGTTGCTGTTGCTGGGGTTGAAGGTGAGCCTGTCAACCTCACGGAACTGGTCACTGAAGCTATAGCTGCAGCTTTTGCTGCATGGCTGTTAAACAAGAAGAAAGCAGATGGTTTGAGACGTTTAAGAATCTCTGTTGGACATGATTCACGAATTTCTGCACATAAATTGCAG AATGCAGTTACTTATGGAATCACTTCTGCTGGACATGATATCCTACAGTTTGG ATTGGCTTCAACACCTGCAATGTTCAACAGTACACTTACAGAAGATGAGAGAAGTCATTTACCTGTTGATGGAGCCATAATGATAACAG CAAGCCATCTTCCCTACAATCGGAATGGTCTCAAGTTTTTTACAAGTGATGGTGGGCTAAATAAAACTGATATCAAAGATATCCTGGAGCGTGCTTCCAAAATATATGAGGAATCTACACATGGTAACCTGAAAGAACAGGGGGAAGCTTCAAGGGGAGTTGTGGCTAATGTTGACTACATGTCAATTTATGCTTCTGATCTTGTACAAGCAGTTCGTAAATCTGCTGGAGACAAAG AAAAACCATTGGAGGGACTGCATATAATCGTTGATGCAGGGAATGGTGCTGGTGGTTTTTTTGTG GATAAGGTACTCAAACCATTAGGAGCTGTTACTACTGGAAGTCAATTCCTTGAGCCTGATG GTTTGTTTCCCAATCACATTCCCAACCCTGAGGACAAAACTGCAATGATGTCTATTACACAAGCAGTTCTTGATAACAAGGCAGACTTAGGCATCATATTTGATACTGATGTCGACAG GTCTGCTGCTGTTGATTCGAGTGGTCGTGAATTGAATCGTAACCGATTGATTGCTTTGATGGCTGCCATAGTTCTTGAGGAA CATCCAGGAACTACAGTTGTGACAGATAGTGTGACTTCAGATGGATTGACTGTATTCATTGAAAATAAACTTG GAGGGAAGCATCACCGTTTCAAACGAGGTTACAAGAATGTAATAGATGAGGCTATTCGTCTG aattctATTGGTGAGGAGTCACATTTGGCCATGGAAACAAGTGGTCATGGAGCACTGAAAGAGAACCACTGGCTTGATGATGGAGCATACCTTATG GTCAAACTTCTGAATAAACTTGCTGCTGCTAGAACACTGGGTTCAAGTATTGGTAGTAAAGTTTTGACTGATTTGGTCGAGGGTCTTGAGGAAGCTGCTGTAACAGCTGAGATAAGATTGAAGATTGATCAGAATCATACAGATTTGAAAGGAGG GTCCTTCCGTGACTATGGAGAATCAGTCTTGAAACATTTAGAGAATGCAATCAGCAGAGATCCAAATCTCCATAAAGCCCCTAAGAACTATGAGGGC GTAAGGGTTTCAGGATATGGTGGTTGGTTCCTGCTGAGGCTCTCTCTCCATGACCCTGTTCTTCCCCTAAACATTGAG GCATCTATGAAGGAATTTGTTGCAGTTATATATATGCGACATCTAAGCTTTGTCCAGGAGAGCGATGAGGCTGCAAGGGAATTTGTGAAGTTGACCCATCTCCA TACAGAGCGGCATAACGAATTACTAGCATGA